In Aminivibrio pyruvatiphilus, a single window of DNA contains:
- a CDS encoding MFS transporter: MSLSKSTVRGLVSDSSFPLFLLLVGSFFLTVFFRISASVVLPLEGERLGMSAAMIGFISSVHFYAYAFLQPVSGILHDRYGPVRVVISGLLLTAGSCLLLTFVRTPFTLGAWRLLSGFGVAPMYSAVLVFQAFAFPPERYCFYAAINMGLSSLGAIVSVAPLGFAVDTFGMTGTFALLSAIPLAMALVLARRAPADPIRLSAAGKEARSLFSIFPGIGQAILFIMKNRRVRALQTLWAISSASLLTFQGLWGVSWFAAAFNASPGSARFWSSLVSVGMMLGPVFTSGVVVSPAGLPGIIRKVSAANALSWFLLLAAAGWGGAVWVGGLAAFTVGMTSGMRGVFSLAAITAVSPPGERGAVFGAMNMTAVLSAVAFQWGTGIIIDHFPGEAPGTFTAAGYFAGFTVVAVAMAASLLALRPLGREPLAPDTGEAGKN; the protein is encoded by the coding sequence GTGTCATTATCCAAAAGCACCGTCCGCGGCCTGGTTTCCGATTCATCTTTCCCCCTCTTTCTTCTCCTGGTGGGCTCCTTCTTCCTGACCGTTTTCTTCCGCATCTCCGCCTCCGTGGTGCTGCCCCTTGAAGGGGAGCGGCTCGGCATGAGCGCGGCGATGATCGGCTTCATCTCGAGCGTCCACTTTTACGCCTACGCTTTTCTGCAGCCCGTCTCGGGCATTCTTCACGACCGGTACGGCCCGGTGAGGGTGGTTATCTCCGGACTGCTCCTCACGGCGGGTTCATGCCTGCTGCTCACCTTCGTGAGGACCCCCTTCACCCTGGGGGCATGGCGGCTTCTCTCCGGATTCGGCGTGGCCCCCATGTATTCCGCCGTACTCGTCTTCCAGGCCTTCGCCTTCCCCCCGGAGCGGTACTGCTTTTACGCGGCCATCAACATGGGGCTGTCCAGCCTCGGGGCCATCGTGTCCGTGGCTCCTCTGGGCTTCGCCGTGGACACCTTCGGCATGACGGGCACCTTCGCCCTGCTCTCGGCCATCCCCCTCGCCATGGCGCTGGTTCTTGCCCGCAGGGCCCCTGCCGACCCCATCCGCCTTTCCGCCGCGGGGAAGGAAGCCAGGAGCCTGTTCTCCATCTTCCCCGGCATAGGGCAGGCCATTCTGTTCATCATGAAAAACCGCAGGGTCCGGGCTCTCCAGACCCTCTGGGCGATCTCCTCGGCCTCCCTGCTCACCTTCCAGGGACTGTGGGGCGTGTCGTGGTTTGCCGCTGCCTTCAATGCCTCACCGGGGTCTGCCCGGTTCTGGAGTTCCCTGGTCAGCGTGGGGATGATGCTGGGCCCCGTCTTCACCAGCGGCGTGGTTGTCTCCCCCGCCGGACTGCCGGGAATCATACGGAAGGTCAGCGCGGCCAACGCGCTGAGCTGGTTTCTGCTGCTCGCGGCGGCGGGGTGGGGAGGGGCGGTGTGGGTGGGCGGCCTGGCGGCCTTCACCGTTGGTATGACCTCGGGGATGCGGGGAGTGTTCTCCCTGGCGGCCATCACCGCTGTTTCCCCCCCGGGAGAGCGGGGTGCCGTCTTCGGCGCCATGAACATGACCGCCGTGCTGTCGGCGGTGGCCTTCCAGTGGGGAACGGGCATCATCATCGACCATTTTCCGGGGGAAGCGCCCGGCACGTTCACCGCCGCAGGCTACTTCGCCGGGTTCACCGTGGTGGCCGTCGCCATGGCGGCGAGCCTTCTCGCCCTGCGCCCCCTGGGAAGGGAGCCCCTCGCACCGGACACGGGGGAAGCGGGCAAAAACTGA
- a CDS encoding sugar O-acetyltransferase, protein MTERTELEKMLAGELYDASDRELAGMRERARDLCRLLNASPEADGNGRRSLFMSLFGTGGETVNVQPPFFCDYGVHVFLGQKVFFNFNCVILDVCRVTIGDYSMFGPAVQIYTAAHPMEAEARRGREFGRPVTVGSDVWVGGGAILCPGVTVGSRSVIGAGSVVTRDIPEGVFAAGNPCRVIRQVSP, encoded by the coding sequence ATGACGGAAAGAACCGAACTGGAGAAAATGCTGGCCGGAGAGCTCTACGACGCTTCCGACAGGGAGCTTGCCGGTATGAGGGAGAGGGCCCGGGACCTGTGCCGTCTCCTGAACGCCTCGCCTGAGGCCGACGGGAACGGGAGGCGGTCCCTGTTCATGAGCCTCTTCGGTACCGGGGGGGAGACGGTGAACGTCCAGCCCCCCTTCTTCTGCGATTACGGCGTCCACGTCTTTCTCGGGCAGAAGGTGTTCTTCAACTTCAACTGCGTCATCCTCGACGTGTGCAGGGTGACCATCGGGGACTATTCCATGTTCGGCCCGGCGGTGCAGATCTACACGGCGGCCCACCCCATGGAAGCGGAGGCCAGGCGGGGCAGGGAGTTCGGCAGGCCCGTCACGGTGGGCTCCGATGTCTGGGTGGGCGGAGGGGCCATTCTCTGTCCCGGGGTGACCGTGGGCTCCCGGTCCGTGATCGGTGCGGGAAGCGTGGTCACCAGGGACATCCCGGAGGGAGTCTTCGCCGCGGGCAATCCCTGCCGGGTCATCCGCCAGGTTTCCCCGTGA